In Sporosarcina psychrophila, a genomic segment contains:
- a CDS encoding MurR/RpiR family transcriptional regulator codes for MKSLIDKIKQGLSILSAAERKVGEYIILHSELIPNMTTKELSKKIGVSEASVIRFCKSIGMGSFKSFKLALVKDLTLTEMNLTDFSILQQKDTPYDSFQKVIQVNKFAIESCTDSMDKKELLKAVDAIKDAKKIVFFGVGGSSTAALDAHYKFTRLGYQSITSLDFHYMLTVIPYLTKNDIFVAISTSGKTRDVLELAQFAQKKGAIVIAITNLDKSPLYRTADIRLCTPNVEQDFRIGSIPSRMTQLTVIDTLYMSVFHHVGEKVIKQYQEARSEMEKLRR; via the coding sequence ATGAAATCATTAATCGATAAAATTAAACAAGGCTTGTCTATTTTATCTGCTGCTGAAAGAAAAGTAGGTGAATACATAATTTTGCATTCGGAGTTAATTCCCAATATGACGACAAAAGAGCTGTCAAAAAAGATAGGTGTAAGTGAAGCGAGTGTAATTCGCTTTTGCAAATCGATTGGAATGGGTAGCTTCAAGTCATTTAAACTTGCGCTTGTTAAGGATTTAACGTTAACAGAAATGAACTTAACGGATTTTTCAATTTTGCAGCAAAAGGATACCCCCTATGACTCATTTCAAAAGGTCATACAGGTGAATAAATTCGCAATTGAATCTTGTACGGACTCAATGGATAAGAAGGAGTTATTGAAAGCAGTAGATGCCATAAAAGACGCAAAAAAAATTGTTTTCTTTGGTGTTGGCGGATCATCTACTGCAGCACTTGATGCACACTATAAATTTACAAGGCTAGGGTATCAATCTATTACCTCTTTGGATTTTCATTACATGCTTACGGTTATTCCTTATTTAACCAAAAATGATATTTTTGTTGCCATCAGTACATCGGGAAAGACGAGGGATGTCTTGGAACTTGCCCAGTTTGCTCAAAAGAAAGGGGCAATTGTAATCGCAATTACGAATCTGGATAAGTCACCCTTATATAGAACAGCGGATATCAGACTTTGCACCCCGAATGTGGAACAGGATTTTAGAATTGGAAGCATACCTTCCAGAATGACGCAGCTGACGGTCATTGATACCTTATATATGAGCGTTTTTCATCATGTCGGAGAAAAGGTAATCAAACAATATCAGGAAGCAAGAAGTGAGATGGAGAAATTACGGAGATGA
- a CDS encoding ABC transporter ATP-binding protein, which translates to MQEETLLSIQSLKVYFNGKEKGKEIRAVDGIDLTINKKEILCIVGESGSGKSVTALSVMGLIPKPNGYIAEGTINYRGKDLSILSEKEISDIRGNGIAMIFQEPMTSLNPVLTIGDQMSEGLRRHQKNNKKKALQKVIEILEFIGFSRAEQIVKSYPHELSGGMRQRVMIGMALLCEPSLIIADEPTTALDVTIQAQVLDLMRRMKEELSTSVMMITHDLGVVAEMADQVAVMYAGQIVERADADSLFNKPQHPYTKALMKSVPVIGQKNQVLYSIPGTVPSADNFPKGCRFAERCEYAEASCFIEMPLLREIEKSHFVRCTLV; encoded by the coding sequence GTGCAAGAAGAAACTTTGTTGTCTATTCAAAGTCTAAAAGTTTATTTTAATGGCAAGGAAAAAGGAAAAGAAATAAGAGCCGTTGATGGGATAGATTTAACAATTAATAAAAAGGAAATTCTTTGTATCGTGGGGGAGTCTGGAAGTGGAAAGAGTGTCACGGCACTATCGGTAATGGGCTTAATACCTAAACCAAACGGCTACATTGCAGAAGGAACAATTAATTATCGAGGAAAAGATTTAAGTATTCTTTCAGAAAAAGAAATTTCTGATATTAGAGGAAATGGGATTGCTATGATATTTCAAGAGCCAATGACTTCTTTAAATCCTGTACTTACTATTGGCGATCAAATGTCTGAAGGACTTCGAAGACACCAAAAAAATAATAAGAAAAAAGCATTGCAAAAAGTAATAGAAATACTTGAGTTTATTGGATTTTCTAGAGCAGAACAAATTGTGAAGTCCTATCCTCATGAGTTGTCAGGGGGAATGCGACAAAGAGTCATGATAGGGATGGCATTACTTTGTGAACCTAGTTTAATAATTGCAGATGAACCTACGACGGCATTGGATGTAACGATTCAAGCGCAAGTATTAGATTTAATGAGACGAATGAAAGAAGAGTTATCAACATCCGTTATGATGATTACCCACGATTTAGGCGTGGTAGCTGAAATGGCTGATCAGGTGGCAGTAATGTACGCTGGTCAAATTGTAGAAAGAGCGGATGCAGATTCATTATTTAACAAACCACAACATCCATATACAAAGGCTCTTATGAAATCAGTACCAGTGATTGGGCAAAAGAACCAGGTTCTCTATTCTATACCTGGAACAGTACCCTCTGCTGATAATTTTCCAAAAGGATGTAGATTCGCAGAAAGATGCGAATATGCGGAGGCATCGTGTTTTATAGAAATGCCATTACTTCGAGAAATAGAAAAGAGTCATTTTGTTCGTTGTACTCTAGTTTAG
- the murQ gene encoding N-acetylmuramic acid 6-phosphate etherase, which yields MLEKLATEKRNSKTMQLDEMSVRGILEAMNREDSSVPTTIKNELDHIEKVVESVIQSFQTGGRLIYVGAGTSGRLGILDAVECVPTFGVSPEMVRGFIAGGMEAFTIAVEGAEDSVNMGALDMESASVCDKDTVIGIAASGRTPYVIGALDYAREKGAKTVAISCNKGAEISKHAEMVIEVETGPEILTGSTRLKAGTAQKLVLNMISTASMIGIGKVYENLMVDVQSTNEKLTERSKRIIMEATQVDYETAENYYEKAQQQVKTAIVMILLQSTYEEAVEKLEQTGGFVRKSI from the coding sequence ATGCTTGAAAAGTTAGCTACAGAAAAGAGAAATAGCAAGACGATGCAACTCGATGAAATGTCTGTAAGAGGAATTCTAGAAGCTATGAATCGAGAGGATAGTTCAGTTCCTACTACCATCAAAAACGAGCTAGATCATATTGAAAAAGTTGTTGAATCTGTTATCCAATCGTTCCAAACAGGAGGCCGACTCATTTATGTTGGGGCGGGAACGAGCGGAAGATTGGGGATTCTTGACGCTGTTGAATGTGTCCCAACGTTTGGGGTTTCTCCTGAAATGGTTCGAGGTTTCATTGCTGGAGGAATGGAAGCGTTTACAATTGCGGTTGAGGGTGCCGAAGACAGTGTAAATATGGGGGCGCTAGATATGGAATCTGCTTCAGTTTGCGATAAGGATACTGTCATAGGAATAGCCGCGAGCGGTAGGACTCCATATGTCATAGGTGCTTTAGATTATGCCCGAGAAAAGGGGGCTAAAACGGTAGCAATCTCATGTAATAAAGGCGCTGAAATAAGCAAGCATGCTGAAATGGTAATTGAAGTAGAGACTGGTCCTGAGATTTTAACAGGGTCAACGAGATTAAAAGCGGGAACAGCCCAGAAGTTAGTACTGAATATGATTTCTACGGCATCCATGATTGGAATTGGGAAAGTATATGAAAATCTTATGGTCGATGTCCAATCTACTAATGAAAAGTTAACAGAGCGCTCCAAAAGAATCATAATGGAAGCCACTCAAGTTGACTATGAGACAGCTGAGAACTATTACGAAAAAGCCCAACAGCAGGTGAAAACCGCTATAGTCATGATTTTACTGCAAAGTACTTATGAAGAAGCGGTTGAAAAATTGGAACAAACAGGCGGCTTTGTCCGAAAGTCTATATAA
- a CDS encoding YHYH domain-containing protein has product MKKVIVALSIAFLTFSIFASDAMAHPGRTDSSGGHTCRTNCAKWGYVTGEYHLHNGGTPKTSTVTTSKPKPKPAYSQADIDEGRSTGESQGYEEGYSRKQKVTQTTTGNEGYKKGYALGYEVGYNEGLKKVKEEDTVAGMASGEIDGKSSFRKGDNEKVPLNDSKSETWNNAYKTAYSKSFNHEKIVTNSEQSGHDLGYSLAKLVVPADYAKEDTLKTAFESHYKTGYEERTKEEKGKQLKLGSKDGYELAVLAVATTDDRFIESYNQGYEEGKLKRKEETLAEGYQSAFINMEFPVDEENGNQQLLTWNNEGFDSNKIAVQIKETAFENGHTKSEYFIPEEFEINSESIALYDSLFQEGQDQRAQEKQKKMMYTAGIGIPASGIIVASLLMKKRKKKKVI; this is encoded by the coding sequence ATGAAAAAGGTAATAGTTGCATTAAGTATAGCGTTTCTCACTTTCTCTATTTTTGCTAGTGACGCTATGGCACATCCAGGGAGAACAGATAGCAGTGGTGGTCATACGTGTCGGACAAACTGTGCAAAGTGGGGATATGTGACAGGCGAATATCATCTCCATAATGGTGGTACTCCCAAAACAAGCACGGTTACAACATCAAAACCGAAGCCGAAACCAGCTTATAGCCAAGCTGATATTGATGAGGGAAGAAGTACAGGGGAATCACAAGGATATGAAGAGGGCTATAGTAGAAAACAAAAAGTTACCCAAACAACTACTGGCAATGAAGGATATAAAAAGGGCTATGCATTAGGATACGAGGTTGGTTATAACGAAGGTCTCAAAAAGGTTAAAGAAGAAGATACAGTAGCCGGGATGGCTTCAGGAGAAATTGATGGAAAAAGTTCCTTCCGAAAAGGGGATAATGAGAAAGTTCCATTGAATGATTCTAAATCAGAAACTTGGAATAATGCCTATAAAACAGCATATAGTAAATCATTCAATCATGAAAAAATTGTGACTAACTCTGAACAATCGGGGCATGATTTAGGGTATTCATTAGCTAAATTAGTAGTTCCTGCTGACTATGCTAAAGAAGACACATTAAAGACTGCATTTGAATCCCATTATAAAACAGGCTATGAAGAGCGAACAAAAGAAGAAAAGGGTAAACAACTGAAGTTGGGAAGTAAGGATGGTTACGAATTAGCAGTGCTAGCAGTAGCTACTACCGACGATAGATTCATTGAATCCTACAATCAAGGTTATGAAGAAGGTAAATTAAAAAGAAAAGAAGAAACACTTGCAGAAGGCTATCAATCCGCCTTTATCAACATGGAATTTCCTGTTGATGAGGAGAATGGAAATCAACAATTACTAACTTGGAATAATGAAGGCTTTGATTCAAACAAAATTGCTGTCCAGATAAAGGAAACTGCCTTCGAAAATGGTCACACTAAATCGGAATATTTCATTCCGGAGGAATTTGAAATCAATAGTGAATCCATCGCCTTATATGATTCACTTTTTCAAGAAGGACAAGACCAAAGAGCCCAAGAAAAGCAAAAGAAAATGATGTATACGGCAGGAATCGGTATACCTGCAAGTGGCATTATTGTCGCTAGCCTTTTAATGAAAAAAAGGAAAAAGAAGAAAGTTATATAG
- a CDS encoding helix-turn-helix transcriptional regulator: MNGLKGNENLLKSVMKGIAAQFGSNCEVVLHDLTLPYDKTIIAIENGHVTKRKIGDPGTNLGLEVLRGTSESGDRYNYVTQTKEGKLLRSTSIYMRNEEDELIGSLCINFDISDLMMAENVIKSLTNTNLTERVKEDFVSNVNDILDSLLQDAQELIGKPVSHMSKEDKIKGIHFLDKKGAFLIKKAGEKIAQFFDISKFTLYSCLEESKKREDKNL; the protein is encoded by the coding sequence ATGAATGGATTAAAGGGTAATGAAAATCTATTGAAATCAGTAATGAAAGGAATTGCTGCACAATTCGGTTCGAATTGTGAAGTTGTTTTGCATGACCTAACACTTCCTTACGACAAAACAATAATTGCAATTGAAAATGGTCATGTCACAAAACGCAAGATAGGTGATCCAGGAACAAATCTTGGATTGGAAGTACTAAGAGGAACGAGTGAAAGTGGTGATAGATATAATTATGTTACTCAGACAAAAGAGGGGAAACTATTAAGATCTACATCTATCTATATGAGAAATGAAGAAGACGAATTGATTGGTAGTCTTTGTATAAACTTTGATATATCAGATTTAATGATGGCTGAAAATGTAATTAAATCTTTAACAAATACTAATTTAACAGAGAGGGTTAAAGAAGACTTTGTAAGTAATGTAAACGATATTTTGGATTCATTATTACAAGACGCTCAAGAACTAATAGGAAAGCCAGTCTCGCATATGTCGAAGGAAGACAAAATAAAAGGGATTCATTTTTTAGATAAAAAAGGTGCATTTTTAATTAAAAAAGCTGGAGAGAAGATAGCACAGTTTTTCGACATTTCAAAGTTTACCCTTTATAGCTGTCTCGAGGAATCGAAAAAAAGAGAAGATAAAAACTTATAG
- a CDS encoding VanZ family protein has product MKKLLILIILLSILFFSSGQSPEQQSLIPTLEKWLPGEPFKSSLSKLHVPYWGIIVSIDERGYYPFVEFLVRKSAHFFTFGFIASIIYLILPKHMFRILTATWITLLLAAGDEYHQSLTSGRTPTLQDVILDMAGAITFLIILRFILLLKRPKKARKR; this is encoded by the coding sequence ATGAAAAAACTTCTCATTTTGATCATCCTACTTAGCATTCTATTCTTTTCTTCTGGACAAAGCCCTGAGCAGCAATCGCTCATACCTACGTTGGAAAAATGGTTGCCCGGAGAGCCATTCAAATCATCACTTTCTAAACTGCACGTGCCGTATTGGGGCATAATAGTTTCGATCGATGAACGAGGTTATTATCCTTTTGTTGAATTCCTTGTCAGAAAAAGTGCTCATTTCTTCACTTTTGGATTTATTGCCTCCATCATCTATTTAATTTTACCTAAACACATGTTTCGCATATTGACCGCCACATGGATAACACTTTTACTGGCCGCTGGGGATGAATATCACCAATCGCTGACAAGCGGACGGACACCAACGCTTCAAGACGTCATTCTCGATATGGCAGGAGCCATTACATTTCTCATTATTTTACGGTTTATTTTATTACTGAAACGCCCAAAAAAAGCAAGAAAGCGCTAG
- a CDS encoding ABC transporter ATP-binding protein produces MGNHLVEVKNVKQYFPVKTGFLSRSKEYVRAIDDISLYINENETLGIVGESGCGKSTLGRMIMQILKPTEGSIFFEGIELNQLSNKKLRETRQKFQMIFQDPYASLNPKMKVGEILTESFIVNNICNKESAFKKAEELLLKVGLKKEDIHKYSHQFSGGQRQRIGIARALSLNPKLIIADEAVSALDVSIQSQILNLLLELKEEYKLSYMFISHNLAVVQHISDRVAVLYLGNIMEIGDKSNIFDNPLHPYTKALLSATPNLKRGQQRERIILEGEIPSASNPPSGCPFHTRCPQTMDICKEIKPELQEYGTGHNVACHLYTQIKEV; encoded by the coding sequence TTGGGTAATCATTTGGTTGAAGTGAAAAATGTGAAACAATACTTTCCTGTAAAAACTGGCTTTCTTTCACGATCGAAGGAATATGTCCGTGCGATAGACGATATTTCTTTATATATTAATGAAAATGAAACCTTGGGAATTGTAGGAGAATCAGGGTGCGGAAAATCCACTCTAGGTCGTATGATTATGCAGATATTAAAGCCGACGGAAGGCAGCATTTTTTTTGAAGGCATAGAACTAAATCAATTATCTAATAAGAAATTACGAGAAACAAGACAGAAGTTTCAAATGATATTTCAAGACCCATATGCTTCACTGAATCCGAAGATGAAAGTAGGTGAGATCCTAACAGAATCTTTCATTGTAAATAATATCTGCAATAAGGAAAGCGCTTTCAAAAAAGCTGAAGAATTACTGTTGAAAGTAGGGTTGAAAAAAGAGGATATTCATAAATACTCCCATCAATTCTCTGGCGGTCAAAGACAGAGAATAGGAATAGCTCGTGCTTTATCATTGAATCCAAAACTAATTATAGCTGATGAAGCAGTTTCTGCTTTAGATGTGTCTATTCAGTCTCAAATATTAAACTTACTTTTAGAATTAAAGGAAGAATATAAGTTATCTTACATGTTTATCTCACATAATTTAGCAGTTGTTCAACATATTAGTGATCGAGTGGCGGTCCTATATTTAGGTAATATAATGGAAATTGGCGATAAATCAAATATTTTTGATAACCCCTTGCATCCATATACGAAAGCACTGCTTTCTGCTACACCTAATCTTAAAAGAGGACAGCAAAGAGAAAGAATTATTCTAGAAGGTGAGATACCAAGTGCATCTAACCCTCCGTCAGGATGTCCATTTCATACACGCTGCCCACAGACGATGGACATTTGTAAGGAAATAAAACCGGAGTTACAAGAGTATGGTACTGGACATAATGTTGCTTGTCATCTTTATACACAAATTAAAGAGGTGTAA
- a CDS encoding PTS transporter subunit EIIC, which yields MKKEERMAKDIFANIGGKENFQRLSHCMTRLRLVLKDDSKANIDTLKKVDGVMGVIEDDTLQIVVGPGTVNKVAAEMSKVTGLSIGEEAALDENDLTFSEKAARNQANLKEKNKTPIKMLLRRIGSIFIPLIPGLVASGLINGGANFAKNAGVDPTVTWMQILLLLGSGIFMYLAILVGWNTAKEFGGTPVLGAIAGAFLFNPALADITIYGEALVVGRGGLFGVIFAAWLMTWVEKRVRSVMHDSIDIIVTPLITVLTVGFFSLYAVVPVAGVLSDGITSGINVILDVGGVVAGAVLAGFFLPLVMVGLHHGLTPIHLELINSVGYTALLPILAMAGAGQVGAAIAIFVKTKNKRLRNIIKGALPVGFLGIGEPLLYGVTLPLGRPFLTACMGAAVGGAFQAVMKVAASGIGVSGISLIPLIADNKFLFYFLGLLIAYIFGFLFTYLFGFKEEMADGI from the coding sequence ATGAAAAAGGAAGAGCGTATGGCCAAAGATATTTTTGCGAATATCGGCGGTAAGGAAAATTTCCAGCGGTTATCCCACTGTATGACTCGTTTGCGCTTAGTATTAAAAGATGATAGTAAGGCGAATATTGACACGTTGAAAAAAGTCGATGGCGTAATGGGTGTCATTGAAGATGATACTTTGCAAATCGTAGTGGGGCCGGGGACGGTCAATAAAGTTGCTGCAGAAATGAGCAAAGTCACGGGGCTGTCAATTGGGGAAGAGGCAGCCTTAGATGAAAATGATTTAACTTTTAGCGAAAAAGCAGCAAGAAATCAAGCCAATCTGAAGGAGAAGAATAAAACACCAATAAAAATGCTACTTCGCCGAATTGGTAGTATCTTCATTCCACTAATCCCAGGTCTTGTTGCATCAGGTCTAATTAACGGAGGGGCAAACTTCGCGAAAAACGCGGGTGTGGATCCGACGGTAACATGGATGCAAATTCTTCTTCTACTTGGAAGCGGTATTTTCATGTATCTTGCGATTTTGGTGGGTTGGAATACAGCTAAGGAGTTTGGGGGCACACCAGTACTTGGTGCAATTGCTGGGGCATTTTTGTTCAACCCTGCACTTGCAGATATTACGATTTACGGAGAGGCATTAGTGGTAGGTCGAGGTGGATTATTTGGTGTCATCTTTGCGGCTTGGTTAATGACTTGGGTTGAAAAGCGTGTTCGATCTGTTATGCATGATTCGATTGATATTATAGTTACACCTTTAATTACCGTATTAACAGTAGGTTTCTTTTCACTCTATGCAGTAGTACCAGTTGCTGGTGTTCTATCTGATGGTATTACATCTGGAATCAATGTCATTTTGGATGTCGGTGGTGTTGTTGCAGGTGCGGTTCTCGCAGGTTTCTTCCTGCCGCTGGTTATGGTCGGACTTCATCATGGTTTGACGCCCATTCATCTAGAATTGATCAATTCTGTGGGCTACACTGCATTATTACCAATATTGGCAATGGCAGGCGCGGGTCAAGTTGGTGCAGCCATCGCGATATTTGTGAAAACTAAAAACAAACGATTACGTAATATAATTAAAGGGGCGTTACCAGTAGGCTTCCTCGGAATTGGAGAACCGCTGCTTTACGGGGTCACGCTTCCTTTAGGTCGCCCATTCCTTACTGCCTGTATGGGTGCGGCAGTCGGCGGTGCCTTCCAGGCAGTCATGAAAGTTGCTGCATCTGGTATCGGCGTATCTGGTATTTCGTTAATACCACTTATTGCAGACAATAAATTCTTGTTTTATTTCTTGGGTCTTTTAATTGCCTATATATTCGGATTCCTATTCACGTACTTGTTTGGATTCAAGGAAGAAATGGCGGACGGTATTTAA
- a CDS encoding GDSL-type esterase/lipase family protein, producing the protein MSNLKKIKSLLVISLLLNIILIGVGSVDVSKIGGIDVTKKQMQPAPSRKGTSDYYFTKKSIFDQSDVKDVHKIFIGDSLTDYGEFQEYFPNEVVLNRGIRNDVSKGVLNRIKEVVNRSPKEAYLMIGVNDIRYSKGSENFEKHITAIVKSFEGESSKLFIQSILPVNNELFGNEISNEKVKQFNEVLQRIAEENGIEYIDLHSSFVDKNGQLDEKFTIDGIHLNGEGYKIWIDALS; encoded by the coding sequence GTGTCAAATTTGAAAAAGATTAAGTCTTTATTAGTTATATCATTACTTTTAAATATCATTTTGATTGGAGTGGGAAGTGTTGACGTGTCTAAAATAGGCGGCATTGATGTCACGAAAAAACAAATGCAACCGGCACCTTCCAGAAAAGGAACTTCAGATTATTACTTCACGAAAAAAAGTATCTTCGATCAGTCCGATGTTAAAGATGTACATAAAATATTCATTGGGGACAGCCTTACAGATTACGGAGAGTTTCAGGAATACTTCCCTAACGAGGTTGTGCTAAATAGGGGAATCAGAAACGACGTGTCAAAAGGAGTATTGAATCGAATAAAGGAAGTGGTTAATCGGAGCCCAAAAGAGGCATACCTTATGATTGGCGTTAACGATATTCGGTACTCAAAAGGTAGTGAAAATTTCGAAAAACATATAACCGCGATTGTGAAGTCTTTCGAAGGTGAAAGCAGTAAACTCTTTATACAATCCATACTTCCAGTAAATAACGAGCTGTTTGGTAATGAAATATCTAATGAAAAAGTAAAACAATTTAATGAAGTATTACAAAGAATTGCTGAAGAAAACGGAATCGAATACATTGATTTACATTCTAGTTTCGTGGACAAGAACGGGCAATTGGATGAGAAATTCACAATTGACGGAATCCACTTAAATGGGGAAGGATATAAGATTTGGATAGATGCTCTAAGTTGA
- a CDS encoding DUF871 domain-containing protein, with protein MLGISVYLGNDLNEEFEFYLKKVKEIGFTSIFTSLHIPEEDPQLYKERLQRLGAAAKQYNMELMADISPKSLGHLGFTWENAEGLLEWGLTGLRVDYGISESTIVRLSKKMKVALNASTLTKDSLENMKQAGLHTESIEAWHNFYPRPETGLDRDEFRKVNEWLKQEGVTVMAFIPGDGSLRGPLYERLPTLEDHRSISPFSAFLDLIENGCVDKVLVGDLTLTEQSLEQFASYQNRIFLLRAEQAIHNKSLLEIVGAVQTNRLDAARDCIRSMESREYGLIGTRPVKAFNTVERPLGTITVDNEKYERYQGEIQIAKRNLPADKKVNVIGRIKEDDRLLLQYMYGGSKFQIKWM; from the coding sequence ATGCTTGGAATTTCTGTTTATCTAGGAAATGATTTGAACGAGGAATTTGAATTTTATCTTAAAAAGGTGAAAGAAATCGGTTTTACTTCCATTTTCACATCGCTTCATATCCCCGAGGAGGATCCGCAGCTTTATAAAGAACGTCTTCAAAGACTAGGGGCAGCAGCGAAACAATATAATATGGAGTTAATGGCAGATATTTCGCCAAAGTCACTTGGACATCTTGGTTTCACATGGGAAAATGCAGAAGGTCTTCTTGAGTGGGGGCTAACGGGATTACGGGTGGACTATGGTATTTCAGAATCCACAATTGTCAGGTTATCCAAGAAAATGAAAGTGGCACTGAATGCAAGCACACTGACTAAGGATAGCTTGGAAAATATGAAACAGGCAGGGTTACACACGGAATCTATTGAGGCGTGGCATAACTTTTATCCGCGACCCGAAACAGGACTCGATCGTGATGAATTTCGCAAGGTGAATGAGTGGCTGAAACAGGAAGGGGTCACCGTAATGGCCTTCATTCCAGGAGATGGATCATTGCGCGGACCGCTTTATGAAAGATTGCCGACATTGGAAGACCATCGAAGTATCTCACCTTTTTCCGCCTTTCTGGACTTAATTGAAAATGGCTGCGTGGACAAGGTCTTGGTCGGTGATCTTACACTGACTGAGCAATCGCTAGAGCAATTTGCTTCTTATCAAAATAGGATTTTTTTATTGCGAGCTGAACAGGCAATTCATAACAAATCTTTGCTTGAAATTGTGGGAGCCGTACAGACAAATCGTTTAGATGCTGCTCGGGATTGCATCCGATCGATGGAATCAAGAGAATACGGACTAATTGGCACCCGTCCCGTTAAAGCATTCAATACGGTAGAAAGACCACTGGGTACGATTACCGTAGATAACGAAAAGTATGAACGCTATCAGGGAGAGATTCAAATTGCGAAACGAAATCTCCCAGCTGATAAAAAAGTTAATGTGATTGGACGAATAAAGGAAGATGATCGGTTATTGCTACAGTATATGTATGGTGGATCTAAGTTTCAGATAAAATGGATGTAA
- a CDS encoding GntR family transcriptional regulator, with the protein MSISNIKTVSRQPLNVVVYENIKSAIISGEIKAGTRMTETAVSEQMNVSTTPVREAFRRLASEGLMKIIPWRGAIVQEFSSQEILEVYQCREALEIKAIQLAIDHIDSEGIEKLKTLLERSKVADNHTEYAELNTEMHEMFFEYSRNLTLINLIHQISDIILHNRNVSAYSDNRKKEIFDEHKKIITALENKNKADATQAMKEHIENGYEYIKSRLTTEN; encoded by the coding sequence ATGAGTATATCAAATATCAAAACAGTAAGCAGGCAGCCATTGAATGTTGTTGTGTATGAAAATATTAAATCCGCAATTATTAGCGGAGAAATAAAAGCCGGAACCCGTATGACTGAAACTGCGGTAAGTGAACAAATGAATGTTAGTACGACGCCGGTCCGTGAGGCATTCAGACGTTTAGCTTCTGAGGGACTTATGAAGATTATTCCTTGGCGTGGGGCAATTGTTCAGGAATTCTCCTCCCAAGAAATACTTGAAGTGTATCAGTGCAGGGAAGCACTTGAGATTAAGGCCATTCAGTTGGCAATAGATCATATCGATTCAGAAGGTATTGAAAAGTTGAAAACACTTTTGGAAAGGTCTAAAGTTGCTGATAATCATACCGAATATGCTGAGTTAAATACCGAAATGCATGAAATGTTTTTCGAGTATTCAAGGAATCTGACGCTTATTAATCTAATTCATCAAATTAGCGATATTATCTTGCATAATAGAAATGTTTCAGCGTATAGTGATAATCGAAAAAAAGAGATTTTTGATGAACACAAAAAGATAATAACCGCACTCGAAAACAAAAACAAAGCCGATGCAACACAAGCGATGAAGGAACATATCGAGAATGGTTATGAATACATTAAATCTCGACTAACGACAGAAAATTAG